From Vigna unguiculata cultivar IT97K-499-35 chromosome 5, ASM411807v1, whole genome shotgun sequence, the proteins below share one genomic window:
- the LOC114183903 gene encoding putative leucine-rich repeat receptor-like protein kinase At2g19210 isoform X2, with product MDGKWRCHWAWSFTLWCVLAYTISEFSGMSIVLATEENSMHHKQGRRKLDDVSGSISIDCGIAEEVAYTDEKTQIHYTSDAQFIGTGTSKNISLMLSSEIPQRVFTTVRSFPEDKRNCYTLRHPEGGNTIYLIRASFMYGNYDDLNKLPQFDLYVGVNFWDSVMFENATHVVIKEILHVPSLDELYICLLNTDMGTPFISALEVRHFDHSSYRTNSELLSLYRRFDIGSITNEIVRFNEDTYDRMWYPYNLPDSTPLSTSQPIDSLNHTAYHLPAAVMKTALRPTNENDSLEFDFDTGNPTSDSYVYMHFAEIEKLKDNESRVFDITLNGKVLSESVTPKHLLSTTVESKQAIRGSKLKFSMYKKPNSTHPPILNAMEIYVVKEFLQKPTGQEDVKAIMSIKSYYKLMSSLGKSWQGDPCAPLKYSWNGINCSNNGYEPPTITALNLASSGLDGPIIDSFLELKFLEFLDLSNNSLTGSLPDFSKLQYLKTLNLSGNRLSGEIPPLLMERSNNGSLMLSVDPDLCPIGPCEEKKNNIVPLVAGILSAVVFLIVLGIVLTIIWRRRNKETASNQAVRSNEEVVLKTNNKQFSYSQIMTITNNFDKTIGKGGYGIVYLGYLQDGTQAAVKMLSSKSPQGSQQFQTEAQLLMRVHHKNLASFLGYCNEVGRTAIIYEYMTNGNLEEYLSDPRREPLSWRQRIQIAVDAAQGIEYLHHGCKPPIVHRDIKTANILLNEKMQAKVADFGFSKFFSAENESHVSTVVIGTFGYLDPEYYISSRLTEKSDVYSFGIVLLELITGQPAIIKGHQNTHIVQWVNQFLERGDIQQIVDPKMQRDFDFGSMWKALEAAVACVPSISIQRPSMNYVVAELKESLKMEASREQEGVNSIEMNVVDLEAHWGPDAR from the exons ATGGATGGAAAATGGAGATGCCATTGGGCTTGGAGCTTCACCTTATGGTGTGTCCTTGCATATACCATTTCAGAATTTTCAGGAATGTCCATAGTTCTGGCCACAGAGGAGAACTCTATGCATCACAAACAAGGAAGAAGGAAACTAGATGATGTCAGTG GTTCTATTTCCATTGACTGTGGGATAGCAGAAGAAGTGGCTTACACTGATGAGAAAACTCAGATTCATTACACTTCAGATGCACAGTTTATTGGCACTGGAACAAGCAAAAACATATCCCTCATGCTCAGTTCTGAAATACCCCAAAGAGTTTTCACTACTGTGAGAAGCTTCCCTGAGGATAAAAGAAACTGCTACACACTACGACACCCAGAAGGCGGAAATACTATTTACTTGATAAGAGCTTCTTTTATGTATGGAAACTATGATGACTTGAACAAGCTGCCACAGTTTGATCTCTATGTTGGGGTCAATTTTTGGGACTCTGTGATGTTTGAAAATGCCACTCATGTTGTAATCAAGGAAATTTTACATGTGCCATCCTTGgatgaattatatatttgtttattgaaTACTGATATGGGAACTCCTTTTATATCAGCACTGGAGGTGAGGCATTTTGATCATTCCAGTTACAGAACAAACTCTGAACTCTTATCCCTATATAGACGTTTTGACATTGGATCAATAACCAATGAAATAGTGAG ATTTAACGAAGATACTTATGATCGAATGTGGTATCCTTACAACTTACCAGATTCTACACCACTCAGTACTTCCCAACCCATTGACTCCTTGAACCATACTGCTTATCACCTTCCAGCAGCAGTAATGAAAACTGCTTTGAGACCAACAAATGAAAATGATTCTCTGGAATTTGATTTTGACACCGGAAATCCTACTTCAGATTCATATGTTTACATGCACTTTGCTGAAATTGAAAAGCTTAAGGACAACGAAAGCAGGGTATTCGACATTACACTGAATGGAAAAGTTTTGTCTGAATCTGTGACTCCCAAGCATTTGCTGTCAACTACGGTAGAAAGTAAACAGGCCATTAGGGGAAGCAAGCTCAAGTTTTCTATGTACAAGAAACCAAATTCCACCCATCCTCCCATTCTAAATGCGATGGAGATTTATGTTGTTAAAGAATTCTTGCAAAAACCTACTGGTCAAGAAGATG TTAAGGCTATCATGTCCATCAAATCATATTACAAGTTGATGTCGTCGTTGGGTAAATCTTGGCAAGGAGACCCTTGTGCACCGTTGAAATACTCTTGGAATGGTATAAACTGCAGCAATAATGGATATGAACCACCAACAATAACTGCGTT AAACCTAGCGTCCAGTGGATTAGATGGCCCcataattgattcttttttggAACTCAAATTCTTGGAATTCTT GGATTTATCAAATAATAGCTTAACAGGATCACTGCCTGATTTTTCAAAGCTGCAATACTTAAAAACTCT CAATTTATCAGGGAACAGACTCTCGGGTGAAATTCCTCCACTTCTCATGGAAAGATCAAATAATGGTTCCCTTATGTTGAG TGTGGATCCGGATCTCTGCCCAATAGGCCCAtgtgaagagaagaaaaacaatattgttCCACTTGTAGCAGGCATTCTTTCAGCTGTAGTCTTTCTCATTGTATTGGGTATTGTGCTGACTATCATTTGGAGGAGACGCAACAAAGAAACAG CCTCAAATCAAGCTGTGAGATCAAACGAAGAAGTTGTGCTGAAGACAAACAACAAACAGTTCTCGTACTCTCAGATAATGACTATAACCAATAACTTTGACAAAACAATTGGGAAGGGAGGGTATGGAATTGTTTATCTTGGTTACTTACAGGATGGCACACAAGCTGCTGTCAAAATGCTCTCTTCTAAATCTCCTCAAGGATCTCAGCAGTTTCAGACAGAG GCTCAACTCTTAATGCGTGTGCATCATAAGAACTTAGCTTCCTTTCTTGGATACTGTAATGAAGTTGGACGCACAGCCATCATTTATGAATACATGACTAATGGTAACTTGGAAGAGTATCTTTCAG ATCCTAGGAGAGAACCATTGAGTTGGAGACAGAGGATTCAGATAGCAGTTGATGCTGCTCAAG GTATCGAGTACTTGCATCACGGTTGCAAGCCACCAATAGTCCATAGAGACATAAAGACTGCAAACATTTTACTGAATGAGAAAATGCAAGCAAAAGTAGCTGATTTTGGTTTCTCAAAATTTTTCTCCGCTGAAAATGAAAGTCACGTATCAACTGTAGTTATTGGCACGTTTGGATATCTTGATCCAGA ATACTACATATCCAGCAGGCTGACTGAAAAAAGCGACGTTTATAGTTTTGGCATTGTGCTTTTGGAGCTAATTACCGGGCAGCCAGCTATAATAAAAGGTCATCAGAACACTCACATTGTGCAATGGGTTAACCAGTTTCTTGAAAGGGGAGATATACAACAAATTGTTGATCCAAAGATGCAAAGAGATTTTGACTTTGGTTCTATGTGGAAGGCCTTGGAGGCAGCAGTGGCTTGTGTGCCTTCAATCTCTATCCAAAGACCATCAATGAATTACGTTGTCGCTGAACTGAAAGAGTCCTTAAAAATGGAAGCGAGTAGAGAACAAGAAGGCGTCAACTCCATTGAAATGAACGTTGTTGATCTTGAAGCTCATTGGGGCCCAGATGCAAGATAA
- the LOC114183903 gene encoding putative leucine-rich repeat receptor-like protein kinase At2g19210 isoform X1: MDGKWRCHWAWSFTLWCVLAYTISEFSGMSIVLATEENSMHHKQGRRKLDDVSGSISIDCGIAEEVAYTDEKTQIHYTSDAQFIGTGTSKNISLMLSSEIPQRVFTTVRSFPEDKRNCYTLRHPEGGNTIYLIRASFMYGNYDDLNKLPQFDLYVGVNFWDSVMFENATHVVIKEILHVPSLDELYICLLNTDMGTPFISALEVRHFDHSSYRTNSELLSLYRRFDIGSITNEIVRFNEDTYDRMWYPYNLPDSTPLSTSQPIDSLNHTAYHLPAAVMKTALRPTNENDSLEFDFDTGNPTSDSYVYMHFAEIEKLKDNESRVFDITLNGKVLSESVTPKHLLSTTVESKQAIRGSKLKFSMYKKPNSTHPPILNAMEIYVVKEFLQKPTGQEDVKAIMSIKSYYKLMSSLGKSWQGDPCAPLKYSWNGINCSNNGYEPPTITALNLASSGLDGPIIDSFLELKFLEFLDLSNNSLTGSLPDFSKLQYLKTLNLSGNRLSGEIPPLLMERSNNGSLMLSVDPDLCPIGPCEEKKNNIVPLVAGILSAVVFLIVLGIVLTIIWRRRNKETASNQAVRSNEEVVLKTNNKQFSYSQIMTITNNFDKTIGKGGYGIVYLGYLQDGTQAAVKMLSSKSPQGSQQFQTEAQLLMRVHHKNLASFLGYCNEVGRTAIIYEYMTNGNLEEYLSVDPRREPLSWRQRIQIAVDAAQGIEYLHHGCKPPIVHRDIKTANILLNEKMQAKVADFGFSKFFSAENESHVSTVVIGTFGYLDPEYYISSRLTEKSDVYSFGIVLLELITGQPAIIKGHQNTHIVQWVNQFLERGDIQQIVDPKMQRDFDFGSMWKALEAAVACVPSISIQRPSMNYVVAELKESLKMEASREQEGVNSIEMNVVDLEAHWGPDAR; this comes from the exons ATGGATGGAAAATGGAGATGCCATTGGGCTTGGAGCTTCACCTTATGGTGTGTCCTTGCATATACCATTTCAGAATTTTCAGGAATGTCCATAGTTCTGGCCACAGAGGAGAACTCTATGCATCACAAACAAGGAAGAAGGAAACTAGATGATGTCAGTG GTTCTATTTCCATTGACTGTGGGATAGCAGAAGAAGTGGCTTACACTGATGAGAAAACTCAGATTCATTACACTTCAGATGCACAGTTTATTGGCACTGGAACAAGCAAAAACATATCCCTCATGCTCAGTTCTGAAATACCCCAAAGAGTTTTCACTACTGTGAGAAGCTTCCCTGAGGATAAAAGAAACTGCTACACACTACGACACCCAGAAGGCGGAAATACTATTTACTTGATAAGAGCTTCTTTTATGTATGGAAACTATGATGACTTGAACAAGCTGCCACAGTTTGATCTCTATGTTGGGGTCAATTTTTGGGACTCTGTGATGTTTGAAAATGCCACTCATGTTGTAATCAAGGAAATTTTACATGTGCCATCCTTGgatgaattatatatttgtttattgaaTACTGATATGGGAACTCCTTTTATATCAGCACTGGAGGTGAGGCATTTTGATCATTCCAGTTACAGAACAAACTCTGAACTCTTATCCCTATATAGACGTTTTGACATTGGATCAATAACCAATGAAATAGTGAG ATTTAACGAAGATACTTATGATCGAATGTGGTATCCTTACAACTTACCAGATTCTACACCACTCAGTACTTCCCAACCCATTGACTCCTTGAACCATACTGCTTATCACCTTCCAGCAGCAGTAATGAAAACTGCTTTGAGACCAACAAATGAAAATGATTCTCTGGAATTTGATTTTGACACCGGAAATCCTACTTCAGATTCATATGTTTACATGCACTTTGCTGAAATTGAAAAGCTTAAGGACAACGAAAGCAGGGTATTCGACATTACACTGAATGGAAAAGTTTTGTCTGAATCTGTGACTCCCAAGCATTTGCTGTCAACTACGGTAGAAAGTAAACAGGCCATTAGGGGAAGCAAGCTCAAGTTTTCTATGTACAAGAAACCAAATTCCACCCATCCTCCCATTCTAAATGCGATGGAGATTTATGTTGTTAAAGAATTCTTGCAAAAACCTACTGGTCAAGAAGATG TTAAGGCTATCATGTCCATCAAATCATATTACAAGTTGATGTCGTCGTTGGGTAAATCTTGGCAAGGAGACCCTTGTGCACCGTTGAAATACTCTTGGAATGGTATAAACTGCAGCAATAATGGATATGAACCACCAACAATAACTGCGTT AAACCTAGCGTCCAGTGGATTAGATGGCCCcataattgattcttttttggAACTCAAATTCTTGGAATTCTT GGATTTATCAAATAATAGCTTAACAGGATCACTGCCTGATTTTTCAAAGCTGCAATACTTAAAAACTCT CAATTTATCAGGGAACAGACTCTCGGGTGAAATTCCTCCACTTCTCATGGAAAGATCAAATAATGGTTCCCTTATGTTGAG TGTGGATCCGGATCTCTGCCCAATAGGCCCAtgtgaagagaagaaaaacaatattgttCCACTTGTAGCAGGCATTCTTTCAGCTGTAGTCTTTCTCATTGTATTGGGTATTGTGCTGACTATCATTTGGAGGAGACGCAACAAAGAAACAG CCTCAAATCAAGCTGTGAGATCAAACGAAGAAGTTGTGCTGAAGACAAACAACAAACAGTTCTCGTACTCTCAGATAATGACTATAACCAATAACTTTGACAAAACAATTGGGAAGGGAGGGTATGGAATTGTTTATCTTGGTTACTTACAGGATGGCACACAAGCTGCTGTCAAAATGCTCTCTTCTAAATCTCCTCAAGGATCTCAGCAGTTTCAGACAGAG GCTCAACTCTTAATGCGTGTGCATCATAAGAACTTAGCTTCCTTTCTTGGATACTGTAATGAAGTTGGACGCACAGCCATCATTTATGAATACATGACTAATGGTAACTTGGAAGAGTATCTTTCAG TAGATCCTAGGAGAGAACCATTGAGTTGGAGACAGAGGATTCAGATAGCAGTTGATGCTGCTCAAG GTATCGAGTACTTGCATCACGGTTGCAAGCCACCAATAGTCCATAGAGACATAAAGACTGCAAACATTTTACTGAATGAGAAAATGCAAGCAAAAGTAGCTGATTTTGGTTTCTCAAAATTTTTCTCCGCTGAAAATGAAAGTCACGTATCAACTGTAGTTATTGGCACGTTTGGATATCTTGATCCAGA ATACTACATATCCAGCAGGCTGACTGAAAAAAGCGACGTTTATAGTTTTGGCATTGTGCTTTTGGAGCTAATTACCGGGCAGCCAGCTATAATAAAAGGTCATCAGAACACTCACATTGTGCAATGGGTTAACCAGTTTCTTGAAAGGGGAGATATACAACAAATTGTTGATCCAAAGATGCAAAGAGATTTTGACTTTGGTTCTATGTGGAAGGCCTTGGAGGCAGCAGTGGCTTGTGTGCCTTCAATCTCTATCCAAAGACCATCAATGAATTACGTTGTCGCTGAACTGAAAGAGTCCTTAAAAATGGAAGCGAGTAGAGAACAAGAAGGCGTCAACTCCATTGAAATGAACGTTGTTGATCTTGAAGCTCATTGGGGCCCAGATGCAAGATAA
- the LOC114183903 gene encoding putative leucine-rich repeat receptor-like protein kinase At2g19210 isoform X3, producing the protein MDGKWRCHWAWSFTLWCVLAYTISEFSGMSIVLATEENSMHHKQGRRKLDDVSGSISIDCGIAEEVAYTDEKTQIHYTSDAQFIGTGTSKNISLMLSSEIPQRVFTTVRSFPEDKRNCYTLRHPEGGNTIYLIRASFMYGNYDDLNKLPQFDLYVGVNFWDSVMFENATHVVIKEILHVPSLDELYICLLNTDMGTPFISALEVRHFDHSSYRTNSELLSLYRRFDIGSITNEIVRFNEDTYDRMWYPYNLPDSTPLSTSQPIDSLNHTAYHLPAAVMKTALRPTNENDSLEFDFDTGNPTSDSYVYMHFAEIEKLKDNESRVFDITLNGKVLSESVTPKHLLSTTVESKQAIRGSKLKFSMYKKPNSTHPPILNAMEIYVVKEFLQKPTGQEDVKAIMSIKSYYKLMSSLGKSWQGDPCAPLKYSWNGINCSNNGYEPPTITALNLASSGLDGPIIDSFLELKFLEFLDLSNNSLTGSLPDFSKLQYLKTLNLSGNRLSGEIPPLLMERSNNGSLMLSVDPDLCPIGPCEEKKNNIVPLVAGILSAVVFLIVLGIVLTIIWRRRNKETASNQAVRSNEEVVLKTNNKQFSYSQIMTITNNFDKTIGKGGYGIVYLGYLQDGTQAAVKMLSSKSPQGSQQFQTEAQLLMRVHHKNLASFLGYCNEVGRTAIIYEYMTNGNLEEYLSVDPRREPLSWRQRIQIAVDAAQGIEYLHHGCKPPIVHRDIKTANILLNEKMQAKVADFGFSKFFSAENESHVSTVVIGTFGYLDPDLLLQILHIQQAD; encoded by the exons ATGGATGGAAAATGGAGATGCCATTGGGCTTGGAGCTTCACCTTATGGTGTGTCCTTGCATATACCATTTCAGAATTTTCAGGAATGTCCATAGTTCTGGCCACAGAGGAGAACTCTATGCATCACAAACAAGGAAGAAGGAAACTAGATGATGTCAGTG GTTCTATTTCCATTGACTGTGGGATAGCAGAAGAAGTGGCTTACACTGATGAGAAAACTCAGATTCATTACACTTCAGATGCACAGTTTATTGGCACTGGAACAAGCAAAAACATATCCCTCATGCTCAGTTCTGAAATACCCCAAAGAGTTTTCACTACTGTGAGAAGCTTCCCTGAGGATAAAAGAAACTGCTACACACTACGACACCCAGAAGGCGGAAATACTATTTACTTGATAAGAGCTTCTTTTATGTATGGAAACTATGATGACTTGAACAAGCTGCCACAGTTTGATCTCTATGTTGGGGTCAATTTTTGGGACTCTGTGATGTTTGAAAATGCCACTCATGTTGTAATCAAGGAAATTTTACATGTGCCATCCTTGgatgaattatatatttgtttattgaaTACTGATATGGGAACTCCTTTTATATCAGCACTGGAGGTGAGGCATTTTGATCATTCCAGTTACAGAACAAACTCTGAACTCTTATCCCTATATAGACGTTTTGACATTGGATCAATAACCAATGAAATAGTGAG ATTTAACGAAGATACTTATGATCGAATGTGGTATCCTTACAACTTACCAGATTCTACACCACTCAGTACTTCCCAACCCATTGACTCCTTGAACCATACTGCTTATCACCTTCCAGCAGCAGTAATGAAAACTGCTTTGAGACCAACAAATGAAAATGATTCTCTGGAATTTGATTTTGACACCGGAAATCCTACTTCAGATTCATATGTTTACATGCACTTTGCTGAAATTGAAAAGCTTAAGGACAACGAAAGCAGGGTATTCGACATTACACTGAATGGAAAAGTTTTGTCTGAATCTGTGACTCCCAAGCATTTGCTGTCAACTACGGTAGAAAGTAAACAGGCCATTAGGGGAAGCAAGCTCAAGTTTTCTATGTACAAGAAACCAAATTCCACCCATCCTCCCATTCTAAATGCGATGGAGATTTATGTTGTTAAAGAATTCTTGCAAAAACCTACTGGTCAAGAAGATG TTAAGGCTATCATGTCCATCAAATCATATTACAAGTTGATGTCGTCGTTGGGTAAATCTTGGCAAGGAGACCCTTGTGCACCGTTGAAATACTCTTGGAATGGTATAAACTGCAGCAATAATGGATATGAACCACCAACAATAACTGCGTT AAACCTAGCGTCCAGTGGATTAGATGGCCCcataattgattcttttttggAACTCAAATTCTTGGAATTCTT GGATTTATCAAATAATAGCTTAACAGGATCACTGCCTGATTTTTCAAAGCTGCAATACTTAAAAACTCT CAATTTATCAGGGAACAGACTCTCGGGTGAAATTCCTCCACTTCTCATGGAAAGATCAAATAATGGTTCCCTTATGTTGAG TGTGGATCCGGATCTCTGCCCAATAGGCCCAtgtgaagagaagaaaaacaatattgttCCACTTGTAGCAGGCATTCTTTCAGCTGTAGTCTTTCTCATTGTATTGGGTATTGTGCTGACTATCATTTGGAGGAGACGCAACAAAGAAACAG CCTCAAATCAAGCTGTGAGATCAAACGAAGAAGTTGTGCTGAAGACAAACAACAAACAGTTCTCGTACTCTCAGATAATGACTATAACCAATAACTTTGACAAAACAATTGGGAAGGGAGGGTATGGAATTGTTTATCTTGGTTACTTACAGGATGGCACACAAGCTGCTGTCAAAATGCTCTCTTCTAAATCTCCTCAAGGATCTCAGCAGTTTCAGACAGAG GCTCAACTCTTAATGCGTGTGCATCATAAGAACTTAGCTTCCTTTCTTGGATACTGTAATGAAGTTGGACGCACAGCCATCATTTATGAATACATGACTAATGGTAACTTGGAAGAGTATCTTTCAG TAGATCCTAGGAGAGAACCATTGAGTTGGAGACAGAGGATTCAGATAGCAGTTGATGCTGCTCAAG GTATCGAGTACTTGCATCACGGTTGCAAGCCACCAATAGTCCATAGAGACATAAAGACTGCAAACATTTTACTGAATGAGAAAATGCAAGCAAAAGTAGCTGATTTTGGTTTCTCAAAATTTTTCTCCGCTGAAAATGAAAGTCACGTATCAACTGTAGTTATTGGCACGTTTGGATATCTTGATCCAGA TTTGCTTTTACAGATACTACATATCCAGCAGGCTGACTGA
- the LOC114185904 gene encoding GDSL esterase/lipase APG-like: MNINSTKGLLALFAFVFFALGNAQNTLVPAIITFGDSAVDVGNNDYLPTIFKANYLPYGRDFFNHQPTGRFCNGKLATDITAETLGFKSFAPAYLSPQASGKNLLIGANFASAASGYDEKAAILNHAIPLSQQLKYFKEYQGKLAKVAGSKKAALIIKDALYILSAGSSDFVQNYYVNPIISKALTPDQYSAYLVGAFSIFVKDLYKLGARKVGVTSLPPLGCLPAARTLFGFHENGCVSRINNDALGFNNKIKTAAANLQKQLPGLKIVVFDIFKPLYELVQSPLKSGFAEARKGCCGTGIVETTSLLCNPKSPGTCSNATQYVFWDSVHPSQAANQVLADALILQGIALIT; this comes from the exons ATGAATATCAATAGCACAAAGGGACTTCTTGCACTCTTTGCGTTTGTGTTCTTTGCATTGGGTAATGCACAAAATACCCTTGTGCCAGCAATCATAACATTTGGTGACTCAGCCGTGGATGTTGGGAATAATGATTATTTGCCTACCATTTTCAAGGCAAATTACCTTCCTTATGGAAGGGACTTTTTCAACCATCAACCCACTGGGAGGTTCTGCAATGGGAAACTAGCCACTGATATTACTG CTGAAACGCTGGGTTTTAAGAGTTTCGCACCTGCATATCTTAGCCCTCAGGCTTCAGGGAAGAATCTTCTCATTGGAGCAAACTTTGCTTCAGCAGCCTCTGGTTATGATGAAAAAGCTGCTATTTTGAAC CATGCGATTCCATTGTCTCAACAGTTAAAGTATTTCAAGGAATATCAAGGCAAGTTGGCCAAGGTTGCTGGTAGTAAAAAAGCAGCGTTGATTATTAAGGATGCGCTGTACATATTGAGTGCTGGCAGTAGTGATTTTGTGCAAAACTATTACGTCAATCCTATAATAAGCAAAGCCTTAACTCCTGATCAGTATTCTGCATACCTTGTGGGTGCATTTTCAATCTTTGTTAAG GACTTGTATAAATTGGGAGCTAGGAAAGTTGGAGTGACTTCACTCCCACCTCTAGGGTGCCTACCTGCTGCAAGAACATTGTTTGGTTTCCACGAGAATGGTTGTGTCTCGAGGATCAACAATGATGCCCTAGGATTtaacaacaaaatcaaaacaGCTGCAGCAAATCTCCAGAAGCAGCTTCCTGGTCTTAAGATTGTTGTGTTTGATATTTTCAAACCTCTTTATGAGCTTGTTCAGTCCCCTTTAAAATCTG GTTTTGCCGAGGCAAGGAAAGGTTGCTGTGGTACTGGAATAGTGGAGACAACATCTTTATTGTGCAATCCAAAATCACCAGGAACTTGTTCTAATGCAACCCAATATGTGTTTTGGGATAGCGTCCATCCTTCACAAGCTGCTAACCAAGTTCTAGCCGATGCATTGATTCTACAAGGCATAGCCCTTATCACTTAA
- the LOC114184996 gene encoding protein CHUP1, chloroplastic-like has protein sequence MRYLSLFKAQREIRLIVRMMMIGQEKGVKPVLLKFGLALALSFAGFLYSRFRIRRIKPSKSRKGGSFGHESEVNSGGGIGAALSTCNTVSAGNFLCSEETCTNRVITGNSPLALSRDSTQNGDRDEFLLPEFNDLLKVVDFGASVVRNSSKRNMEAPWLKEYADPEKDDYEQEVIELRNMIRMLQDREQSLEVQLLEYCGLREQETAVMELQNRLKASTVEVKMFNLKVKTLQSENLRLKEQVSDHTKVLAELESAKAQVKLLNEKIRCEVEQNREQIMSLQQKVSRLQDQQCKDAAACDQDIQIKLQKLKELESEAEELRKSNLRLHIENSHLVRRLDSTQILANAVLEDPEVDAVKQESECLKQENEHLKKEIEQLYSDRCSDLEELVYMRWINACLRYELRNYEAPPGKTVAKDLSRSLSPTSERKAKQLILEYANADAPGNIVDFDIDQWSSSQASSLTDIGECDDFSSVDNSSAAKTNTISQTKLLSKLRQLIQGKDSGHHHSHVSSQEKIRRQNSNLQQQSTSTGIEGLRSEFSTPIATSRTSLDFSRLTCTQEEVNRRNSDSAFMESSKNFSARKSSSFSDSLGLEKNNLEKYAEALKDSSVSARQQRRSRSASCS, from the exons ATGCGATATTTGTCTCTCTTCAAGGCTCAAAGAGAAATTAGATTAATTGtgaggatgatgatgatcgGACAGGAAAAGGGTGTGAAGCCTGTTCTGCTTAAATTTGGTTTGGCTCTGGCTCTTTCGTTTGCTGGATTTCTCTACTCACGCTTCAGAATCAGAAGAATCAAGCCCTCTAAATCACGCAAGGGGGGTTCTTTCG GTCACGAGAGTGAGGTTAATTCAGGAGGAGGTATAGGGGCAGCATTAAGTACTTGCAACACCGTCTCAGCAGGAAATTTTCTATGTTCT GAAGAAACTTGCACCAACAGGGTGATAACTGGCAATTCTCCTCTTGCTCTCTCTCGTGACAGTACACAAAATGGTGATAGAGATGAGTTCCTCCTTCCTGAATTTAATGATCTTCTTAAGGTCGTAGACTTTGGAGCCTCAGTTGTCAGAAATTCTTCTAAAAGAAATATGGAAGCACCATGGTTAAAAGAATATGCAGATCCCGAGAAGGATGACTACGAGCAAGAGGTAATTGAACTCCGGAACATGATTAGAATGCTTCAAGACAGGGAACAAAGTCTTGAGGTTCAACTGCTCGAGTACTGTGGTCTTAGAGAGCAAGAAACAGCAGTGATGGAGCTCCAGAATAGATTGAAAGCAAGTACTGTAGAGGTAAAGATGTTCAATCTGAAGGTTAAGACCTTACAGTCTGAGAATTTGAGACTAAAGGAACAGGTCTCGGATCATACAAAAGTGCTGGCTGAACTTGAGAGTGCAAAAGCGCAAGTAAAATTGCTTAATGAGAAAATTAGGTGTGAAGTTGAACAGAACAGGGAGCAGATCATGAGTCTTCAACAAAAAGTTTCCAGGTTGCAAGACCAACAATGCAAAGATGCTGCTGCTTGTGATCAGGACATTCAAATAAAGCTGCAAAAGCTAAAGGAGCTCGAGTCTGAAGCAGAAGAGTTGAGGAAGTCTAATTTAAGATTGCATATAGAAAATTCTCACTTAGTTCGAAGATTAGATTCTACCCAAATCCTTGCTAATGCAGTTCTGGAAGACCCAGAG GTGGATGCTGTGAAGCAAGAAAGTGAGTgtcttaaacaagaaaatgAGCACTTGAAGAAGGAAATTGAGCAACTATATTCTGATCGATGTTCAGATCTTGAAGAATTAGTATATATGCGGTGGATAAATGCTTGCTTACGATATGAACTAAGAAACTATGAAGCCCCACCAGGTAAAACGGTTGCAAAGGACTTAAGCAGAAGCCTGAGCCCCACGTCTGAGAGGAAAGCCAAGCAGCTTATACTTGAATATGCAAATGCTGATGCACCAGGGAACATTGTGGACTTTGATATAGATCAATGGTCCTCCTCGCAGGCTTCTTCTCTCACTGACATTGGAGAGTGTGATGATTTTTCTTCTGTAGATAATTCATCTGCAGCCAAAACTAACACCATAAGCCAGACCAAGCTTTTAAGCAAGCTTAGACAACTGATACAAGGTAAAGACAGTGGTCATCACCATAGTCATGTTTCATCACAAGAAAAAATCAGACGTCAAAATAGCAATCTTCAACAGCAAAGTACTTCAACTGGAATTGAGGGTCTTAGGAGTGAGTTTTCAACTCCCATTGCCACATCTAGAACTTCCCTTGATTTCTCTAGGTTGACATGTACTCAGGAAGAAGTAAATAGGAGAAATTCAGATAGCGCTTTCATGGAAAGCTCAAAGAACTTCAGTGCACGTAAAAGTAGTTCCTTCTCAGATTCCTTAGGcttggaaaaaaataatttggagAAATACGCAGAAGCTTTAAAAGATTCTAGCGTGAGTGCTAGACAACAAAGACGTAGTAGATCAGCATCATGTAGTTAG